The following coding sequences lie in one Apium graveolens cultivar Ventura chromosome 3, ASM990537v1, whole genome shotgun sequence genomic window:
- the LOC141710907 gene encoding uncharacterized protein LOC141710907, translating into MSMSGNLASLKRSTSQNNSRRRSVDGTRKLPHSLSRNISTNIMYSNSTGVIKPPVVEKKLVCTLEELCFGCIKKVKITRDVMTYDREIVQETEVLTIEVKPGWRNGTKITFEGKGNEIPGGQTGDVTFVIVENKHLLFTKDGDDLVFDIDIPLVEALTGCTVTVPLLDGENMVIKIEDVIYHGYQKIVAGQGMPKSKEPGERGNLIVKFEVEFPTQLTDEQRSDVYNILHDSC; encoded by the exons ATGAGCATGTCAGGAAACCTAGCATCCCTCAAGAGAAGTACCAGCCAGAATAATTCTAGGCGGAGGAGTGTGGATGGAACACGGAAACTGCCACACTCACTGTCTAGAAATATAAGCACCAACATCATGTATTCTAACTCCACGGGGGTAATCAAACCCCCTGTGGTTGAAAAAAAGCTTGTTTGCACTCTCGAGGAGTTATGCTTCGGGTGCATTAAGAAGGTCAAAATCACAAGGGATGTTATGACATACGACAG GGAGATAGTGCAAGAAACCGAAGTGCTAACAATAGAAGTGAAGCCTGGATGGAGAAATGGCACAAAGATTACTTTTGAGGGTAAGGGAAATGAGATACCAGGAGGTCAAACAGGAGATGTTACCTTTGTGATTGTAGAGAACAAGCACCTTTTGTTTACAAAAGatggtgatgatttggtgttcGATATAGATATTCCTTTGGTAGAAGCTCTCACGGGTTGCACAGTTACAGTACCTCTATTAGACGGAGAGAACATGGTGATAAAGATAGAAGATGTTATATATCATGGCTATCAAAAGATAGTTGCAGGACAGGGCATGCCAAAGTCCAAGGAGCCAGGGGAAAGAGGTAACCTGATAGTTAAATTTGAAGTAGAGTTTCCTACGCAACTTACAGATGAACAAAGATCAGACGTTTACAACATTTTACACGACTCTTGTTGA